A part of Acomys russatus chromosome 21, mAcoRus1.1, whole genome shotgun sequence genomic DNA contains:
- the Bclaf1 gene encoding bcl-2-associated transcription factor 1 isoform X1, which produces MGRSNSRSHSSRSKSRSQSSSRSRSRSHSRKKRYSSRSRSRTYSRSRSRDRIYSRDYRRDYRNNRGMRRPYGYRGRGRGYYQGGGGRYHRGGYRPVWNRRHSRSPRRGRSRSRSPKRRSVSSQRSRSRSRRSYRSSRSPRSSSSRSSSPYSKSPVSKRRGSQEKQAKKAEGEPQEESPLKNKSQEEPKDTFENDPSESVDEFNKSATSGDIWPGLSAYDNSPRSPHSPSPIATPPSQSSSCSDAPMLSTVHSAKNTPSQHSHSIQHSPERSGSGSVGNGSSRYSPSQNSPIHHIPSRRSPAKTITPQNAPREESRGRSSFYPDGGEQETAKTGKFLKRFTDEESRVFLLERGNARDREAPKEKGSEKGRAEGDWDDQEVLDYFSDKESAKQKFHDSEGDDTEETEDYRQFRKSVLADQGKSFAASSHRNTEEEGPKYKSKASLKGNRESDGFREEKNYKLKETAYIVERPSTAKDKHKEEDKGSERITVKKEVQSPEQVKSEKLRELFDYSPPLHKSLDTREKSIFREESPLRIKMIASDSHRPEVKLKMAPVPLDDSNRPASLTKDRLLASTLVHSVKKEQEFRSIFDHIKLPQASKSTSESFIQHIVSLVHHVKEQYFKSPAMTLNERFTSYQKATEEHSTRQKSPEIHRRIDISPSALRKHTRLAGEERGFKEEIQKGDKKFRCDSADLRHDIDRRRKERSKERGDSKGSRESSGSRKQEKTPKEYKEYKSYKDDSKHKGREHDHSRSSSSSASPSSPSSREEKESKKEREEEFKTHHEMKDYSGFSGVSRPRGTFFRIRGRGRARGVFAGTNTGPNNSNTTFQKRPKEEEWDPEYTPKSKKYFLHDDRDDGVDYWAKRGRGRGTFQRGRGRFNFKKSGSSPKWTHDKYQGDGIVEDEEETMENNEEKKDRRKEEKE; this is translated from the exons ATGGGCCGCTCTAATTCTCGATCACATTCTTCACGATCCAAGTCTAGATCACAATCTAGTTCTAGATCAAGATCAAGATCACATTCTAGAAAGAAGAGATACAG ttctAGGTCTCGTTCCAGAACATACTCAAGGTCTCGTAGTAGAGATCGTATTTATTCTAGAGATTACCGTCGAGATTACAGGAATAATAGAGGAATGAGGCGCCCTTATGGGTacagaggaaggggcagagggtATTaccagggaggaggaggcagataCCATCGCGGTGGATATAGACCTGTCTGGAATAGAAGGCATTCTAGGAGTCCTAGACGAGGGCGGTCACGATCCAGGAGTCCAAAAAGAAGATCCGTGTCTTCTCAAAGATCCCGAAGCAGATCTCGTCGGTCATACAGATCCTCTAGGTCTCCAAGATCATCATCATCTCGGTCTTCATCCCCATATAGCAAATCTCCTGTCTCTAAAAGGCGAGGGTCTCaggaaaaacaagccaaaaaggCTGAGGGAGAGCCCCAAGAAGAGAGTCCTTTGAAAAACAAATCGCAGGAGGAACCAAAGGATACGTTTGAGAACGATCCATCTGAGTCAGTTGATGAGTTTAATAAGTCTGCCACATCTGGTGATATTTGGCCTGGCCTGTCAGCTTATGATAACAGTCCCAGGTCACCTCATAGCCCCTCACCTATTGCTACACCACCCAGTCAGAGTTCATCTTGCTCAGATGCCCCCATGCTTAGTACAGTCCACTCTGCCAAAAACACCCCCTCTCAGCATTCACATTCCATTCAGCACAGCCCCGAAAGGTCTGGATCTGGTTCTGTTGGAAATGGGTCTAGCCGATACAGTCCTTCCCAGAATAGTCCGATTCATCACATCCCTTCACGAAGAAGCCCTGCAAAGACAATCACACCGCAGAATGCTCCAAGAGAGGAATCCAGGGGGCGGTCCTCTTTCTATCCTGATGGAGGAGAGCAGGAAACAGCAAAGAcgggaaagtttttaaaaag GTTCACAGATGAAGAGTCTAGGGTGTTCCTGCTTGAGAGGGGTAATGCCAGGGATAGAGAGGCTCCCAAGGAGAAAGGGTCAGAGAAAGGCAGGGCAGAGGGAGACTGGGACGACCAGGAAGTCCTAGATTACTTCAGTGATAAAGAGTCTGCAAAACAGAAATTTCATGACTCAGAAGGGGATgacacagaggagacagaggattATAGACAGTTTAGGAAATCAGTCCTGGCAGATCAAGGGAAGAGCTTTGCTGCTTCATCTCACCGCAATACTGAGGAGGAAGGACCCAAGTACAAGTCCAAAGCTTCACTCAAAGGCAATAGAGAAAGCGATggatttagagaagaaaaaaactataAACTGAAAGAGACTGCATACATTGTGGAAAGGCCTAGCACTGCGAAAGACAAGCACAAGGAGGAAGACAAAGGCTCTGAAAGGATAACCGTGAAGAAAGAGGTGCAGTCCCCTGAGCAGGTAAAGTCTGAAAAGCTCAGAGAGCTCTTTGATTACAGTCCCCCTCTGCACAAGAGTCTGGACACACGAGAAAAGTCCATCTTCAGAGAGGAGAGTCCGCTGAGGATCAAAATGATAGCCAGCGATTCTCATCGTCCTGAAGTCAAACTCAAAATGGCCCCCGTTCCTCTAGATGATTCTAACAG ACCTGCCTCCTTGACTAAAGACAGGCTACTTGCTAGTACGCTTGTCCATTCTGTCAAGAAGGAGCAAGAATTCCGATCCATCTTTGACCACATTAAGTTGCCTCAGGCCAGCAAAAGCACTTCAGAGTCATTTATACAGCACATTGTATCCTTGGTTCATCACGTTAAAG AGCAATACTTCAAGTCACCTGCAATGACCCTAAACGAGCGGTTCACGTCATACCAGAAAGCTACCGAAGAGCATAGTACTCGGCAAAAGAGCCCCGAGATACACAG GAGGATTGACATCTCACCAAGCGCTCTGAGGAAGCATACTCGGTtagcaggggaggagagaggttttaaagaagaaattcaaaag GGGGATAAAAAATTCAGGTGTGATTCAGCTGATCTTCGGCATGACATTGACCGTCGCCGTAAAGAGAGAAGTAAAGAACGGGGCGATTCCAAGGGCTCCAGGGAATCTAGTGGatcaagaaagcaagaaaaaactCCAAAAGAGTACAAAGAATACAAATCTTACAAAGACGACAG caaACATAAAGGTAGAGAGCACGACCATTCTCGATCGTCATCCTCTTCAGCATCACCTTCCTCACCCAGTTCTcgagaagaaaaagagagtaagaaagaaagggaagaagagtttAAAACTCACCACGAGATGAAAGACTACTCAGGGTTTTCAGGAGTTAGCAGGCCACGAGGAACCTTT TTTCGAattagaggcagaggaagagccaGAGGAGTTTTTGCTGGGACAAATACTGGTCCAAACAACTCAAATACTACTTTTCAAAAGAGACCGAAGGAAGAGGAATGGGATCCAGAATATACCCCAAAGAGCAAGAAGTACTTCTTG CATGATGACAGAGATGATGGTGTGGATTATTGGGCCAAAAGAGGAAGAGGTCGTGGTACTTTTCAACGTGGCAGAGGGCGATTTAATTTCAAAAAGTCAGGTAGTAGTCCAAAATGGACTCATGACAAATACCAAGGGGATGGGATtgttgaagatgaagaagagaccatggaaaataatgaagaaaagaaggacaGACGCAAAGAAGAAAAG gaaTAG
- the Bclaf1 gene encoding bcl-2-associated transcription factor 1 isoform X3 — MGRSNSRSHSSRSKSRSQSSSRSRSRSHSRKKRYSSRSRSRTYSRSRSRDRIYSRDYRRDYRNNRGMRRPYGYRGRGRGYYQGGGGRYHRGGYRPVWNRRHSRSPRRGRSRSRSPKRRSVSSQRSRSRSRRSYRSSRSPRSSSSRSSSPYSKSPVSKRRGSQEKQAKKAEGEPQEESPLKNKSQEEPKDTFENDPSESVDEFNKSATSGDIWPGLSAYDNSPRSPHSPSPIATPPSQSSSCSDAPMLSTVHSAKNTPSQHSHSIQHSPERSGSGSVGNGSSRYSPSQNSPIHHIPSRRSPAKTITPQNAPREESRGRSSFYPDGGEQETAKTGKFLKRFTDEESRVFLLERGNARDREAPKEKGSEKGRAEGDWDDQEVLDYFSDKESAKQKFHDSEGDDTEETEDYRQFRKSVLADQGKSFAASSHRNTEEEGPKYKSKASLKGNRESDGFREEKNYKLKETAYIVERPSTAKDKHKEEDKGSERITVKKEVQSPEQVKSEKLRELFDYSPPLHKSLDTREKSIFREESPLRIKMIASDSHRPEVKLKMAPVPLDDSNRPASLTKDRLLASTLVHSVKKEQEFRSIFDHIKLPQASKSTSESFIQHIVSLVHHVKEQYFKSPAMTLNERFTSYQKATEEHSTRQKSPEIHRRIDISPSALRKHTRLAGEERGFKEEIQKGDKKFRCDSADLRHDIDRRRKERSKERGDSKGSRESSGSRKQEKTPKEYKEYKSYKDDSKHKGREHDHSRSSSSSASPSSPSSREEKESKKEREEEFKTHHEMKDYSGFSGVSRPRGTFHDDRDDGVDYWAKRGRGRGTFQRGRGRFNFKKSGSSPKWTHDKYQGDGIVEDEEETMENNEEKKDRRKEEKE; from the exons ATGGGCCGCTCTAATTCTCGATCACATTCTTCACGATCCAAGTCTAGATCACAATCTAGTTCTAGATCAAGATCAAGATCACATTCTAGAAAGAAGAGATACAG ttctAGGTCTCGTTCCAGAACATACTCAAGGTCTCGTAGTAGAGATCGTATTTATTCTAGAGATTACCGTCGAGATTACAGGAATAATAGAGGAATGAGGCGCCCTTATGGGTacagaggaaggggcagagggtATTaccagggaggaggaggcagataCCATCGCGGTGGATATAGACCTGTCTGGAATAGAAGGCATTCTAGGAGTCCTAGACGAGGGCGGTCACGATCCAGGAGTCCAAAAAGAAGATCCGTGTCTTCTCAAAGATCCCGAAGCAGATCTCGTCGGTCATACAGATCCTCTAGGTCTCCAAGATCATCATCATCTCGGTCTTCATCCCCATATAGCAAATCTCCTGTCTCTAAAAGGCGAGGGTCTCaggaaaaacaagccaaaaaggCTGAGGGAGAGCCCCAAGAAGAGAGTCCTTTGAAAAACAAATCGCAGGAGGAACCAAAGGATACGTTTGAGAACGATCCATCTGAGTCAGTTGATGAGTTTAATAAGTCTGCCACATCTGGTGATATTTGGCCTGGCCTGTCAGCTTATGATAACAGTCCCAGGTCACCTCATAGCCCCTCACCTATTGCTACACCACCCAGTCAGAGTTCATCTTGCTCAGATGCCCCCATGCTTAGTACAGTCCACTCTGCCAAAAACACCCCCTCTCAGCATTCACATTCCATTCAGCACAGCCCCGAAAGGTCTGGATCTGGTTCTGTTGGAAATGGGTCTAGCCGATACAGTCCTTCCCAGAATAGTCCGATTCATCACATCCCTTCACGAAGAAGCCCTGCAAAGACAATCACACCGCAGAATGCTCCAAGAGAGGAATCCAGGGGGCGGTCCTCTTTCTATCCTGATGGAGGAGAGCAGGAAACAGCAAAGAcgggaaagtttttaaaaag GTTCACAGATGAAGAGTCTAGGGTGTTCCTGCTTGAGAGGGGTAATGCCAGGGATAGAGAGGCTCCCAAGGAGAAAGGGTCAGAGAAAGGCAGGGCAGAGGGAGACTGGGACGACCAGGAAGTCCTAGATTACTTCAGTGATAAAGAGTCTGCAAAACAGAAATTTCATGACTCAGAAGGGGATgacacagaggagacagaggattATAGACAGTTTAGGAAATCAGTCCTGGCAGATCAAGGGAAGAGCTTTGCTGCTTCATCTCACCGCAATACTGAGGAGGAAGGACCCAAGTACAAGTCCAAAGCTTCACTCAAAGGCAATAGAGAAAGCGATggatttagagaagaaaaaaactataAACTGAAAGAGACTGCATACATTGTGGAAAGGCCTAGCACTGCGAAAGACAAGCACAAGGAGGAAGACAAAGGCTCTGAAAGGATAACCGTGAAGAAAGAGGTGCAGTCCCCTGAGCAGGTAAAGTCTGAAAAGCTCAGAGAGCTCTTTGATTACAGTCCCCCTCTGCACAAGAGTCTGGACACACGAGAAAAGTCCATCTTCAGAGAGGAGAGTCCGCTGAGGATCAAAATGATAGCCAGCGATTCTCATCGTCCTGAAGTCAAACTCAAAATGGCCCCCGTTCCTCTAGATGATTCTAACAG ACCTGCCTCCTTGACTAAAGACAGGCTACTTGCTAGTACGCTTGTCCATTCTGTCAAGAAGGAGCAAGAATTCCGATCCATCTTTGACCACATTAAGTTGCCTCAGGCCAGCAAAAGCACTTCAGAGTCATTTATACAGCACATTGTATCCTTGGTTCATCACGTTAAAG AGCAATACTTCAAGTCACCTGCAATGACCCTAAACGAGCGGTTCACGTCATACCAGAAAGCTACCGAAGAGCATAGTACTCGGCAAAAGAGCCCCGAGATACACAG GAGGATTGACATCTCACCAAGCGCTCTGAGGAAGCATACTCGGTtagcaggggaggagagaggttttaaagaagaaattcaaaag GGGGATAAAAAATTCAGGTGTGATTCAGCTGATCTTCGGCATGACATTGACCGTCGCCGTAAAGAGAGAAGTAAAGAACGGGGCGATTCCAAGGGCTCCAGGGAATCTAGTGGatcaagaaagcaagaaaaaactCCAAAAGAGTACAAAGAATACAAATCTTACAAAGACGACAG caaACATAAAGGTAGAGAGCACGACCATTCTCGATCGTCATCCTCTTCAGCATCACCTTCCTCACCCAGTTCTcgagaagaaaaagagagtaagaaagaaagggaagaagagtttAAAACTCACCACGAGATGAAAGACTACTCAGGGTTTTCAGGAGTTAGCAGGCCACGAGGAACCTTT CATGATGACAGAGATGATGGTGTGGATTATTGGGCCAAAAGAGGAAGAGGTCGTGGTACTTTTCAACGTGGCAGAGGGCGATTTAATTTCAAAAAGTCAGGTAGTAGTCCAAAATGGACTCATGACAAATACCAAGGGGATGGGATtgttgaagatgaagaagagaccatggaaaataatgaagaaaagaaggacaGACGCAAAGAAGAAAAG gaaTAG
- the Bclaf1 gene encoding bcl-2-associated transcription factor 1 isoform X4, producing MGRSNSRSHSSRSKSRSQSSSRSRSRSHSRKKRYRSRSRTYSRSRSRDRIYSRDYRRDYRNNRGMRRPYGYRGRGRGYYQGGGGRYHRGGYRPVWNRRHSRSPRRGRSRSRSPKRRSVSSQRSRSRSRRSYRSSRSPRSSSSRSSSPYSKSPVSKRRGSQEKQAKKAEGEPQEESPLKNKSQEEPKDTFENDPSESVDEFNKSATSGDIWPGLSAYDNSPRSPHSPSPIATPPSQSSSCSDAPMLSTVHSAKNTPSQHSHSIQHSPERSGSGSVGNGSSRYSPSQNSPIHHIPSRRSPAKTITPQNAPREESRGRSSFYPDGGEQETAKTGKFLKRFTDEESRVFLLERGNARDREAPKEKGSEKGRAEGDWDDQEVLDYFSDKESAKQKFHDSEGDDTEETEDYRQFRKSVLADQGKSFAASSHRNTEEEGPKYKSKASLKGNRESDGFREEKNYKLKETAYIVERPSTAKDKHKEEDKGSERITVKKEVQSPEQVKSEKLRELFDYSPPLHKSLDTREKSIFREESPLRIKMIASDSHRPEVKLKMAPVPLDDSNRPASLTKDRLLASTLVHSVKKEQEFRSIFDHIKLPQASKSTSESFIQHIVSLVHHVKEQYFKSPAMTLNERFTSYQKATEEHSTRQKSPEIHRRIDISPSALRKHTRLAGEERGFKEEIQKGDKKFRCDSADLRHDIDRRRKERSKERGDSKGSRESSGSRKQEKTPKEYKEYKSYKDDSKHKGREHDHSRSSSSSASPSSPSSREEKESKKEREEEFKTHHEMKDYSGFSGVSRPRGTFHDDRDDGVDYWAKRGRGRGTFQRGRGRFNFKKSGSSPKWTHDKYQGDGIVEDEEETMENNEEKKDRRKEEKE from the exons ATGGGCCGCTCTAATTCTCGATCACATTCTTCACGATCCAAGTCTAGATCACAATCTAGTTCTAGATCAAGATCAAGATCACATTCTAGAAAGAAGAGATACAG GTCTCGTTCCAGAACATACTCAAGGTCTCGTAGTAGAGATCGTATTTATTCTAGAGATTACCGTCGAGATTACAGGAATAATAGAGGAATGAGGCGCCCTTATGGGTacagaggaaggggcagagggtATTaccagggaggaggaggcagataCCATCGCGGTGGATATAGACCTGTCTGGAATAGAAGGCATTCTAGGAGTCCTAGACGAGGGCGGTCACGATCCAGGAGTCCAAAAAGAAGATCCGTGTCTTCTCAAAGATCCCGAAGCAGATCTCGTCGGTCATACAGATCCTCTAGGTCTCCAAGATCATCATCATCTCGGTCTTCATCCCCATATAGCAAATCTCCTGTCTCTAAAAGGCGAGGGTCTCaggaaaaacaagccaaaaaggCTGAGGGAGAGCCCCAAGAAGAGAGTCCTTTGAAAAACAAATCGCAGGAGGAACCAAAGGATACGTTTGAGAACGATCCATCTGAGTCAGTTGATGAGTTTAATAAGTCTGCCACATCTGGTGATATTTGGCCTGGCCTGTCAGCTTATGATAACAGTCCCAGGTCACCTCATAGCCCCTCACCTATTGCTACACCACCCAGTCAGAGTTCATCTTGCTCAGATGCCCCCATGCTTAGTACAGTCCACTCTGCCAAAAACACCCCCTCTCAGCATTCACATTCCATTCAGCACAGCCCCGAAAGGTCTGGATCTGGTTCTGTTGGAAATGGGTCTAGCCGATACAGTCCTTCCCAGAATAGTCCGATTCATCACATCCCTTCACGAAGAAGCCCTGCAAAGACAATCACACCGCAGAATGCTCCAAGAGAGGAATCCAGGGGGCGGTCCTCTTTCTATCCTGATGGAGGAGAGCAGGAAACAGCAAAGAcgggaaagtttttaaaaag GTTCACAGATGAAGAGTCTAGGGTGTTCCTGCTTGAGAGGGGTAATGCCAGGGATAGAGAGGCTCCCAAGGAGAAAGGGTCAGAGAAAGGCAGGGCAGAGGGAGACTGGGACGACCAGGAAGTCCTAGATTACTTCAGTGATAAAGAGTCTGCAAAACAGAAATTTCATGACTCAGAAGGGGATgacacagaggagacagaggattATAGACAGTTTAGGAAATCAGTCCTGGCAGATCAAGGGAAGAGCTTTGCTGCTTCATCTCACCGCAATACTGAGGAGGAAGGACCCAAGTACAAGTCCAAAGCTTCACTCAAAGGCAATAGAGAAAGCGATggatttagagaagaaaaaaactataAACTGAAAGAGACTGCATACATTGTGGAAAGGCCTAGCACTGCGAAAGACAAGCACAAGGAGGAAGACAAAGGCTCTGAAAGGATAACCGTGAAGAAAGAGGTGCAGTCCCCTGAGCAGGTAAAGTCTGAAAAGCTCAGAGAGCTCTTTGATTACAGTCCCCCTCTGCACAAGAGTCTGGACACACGAGAAAAGTCCATCTTCAGAGAGGAGAGTCCGCTGAGGATCAAAATGATAGCCAGCGATTCTCATCGTCCTGAAGTCAAACTCAAAATGGCCCCCGTTCCTCTAGATGATTCTAACAG ACCTGCCTCCTTGACTAAAGACAGGCTACTTGCTAGTACGCTTGTCCATTCTGTCAAGAAGGAGCAAGAATTCCGATCCATCTTTGACCACATTAAGTTGCCTCAGGCCAGCAAAAGCACTTCAGAGTCATTTATACAGCACATTGTATCCTTGGTTCATCACGTTAAAG AGCAATACTTCAAGTCACCTGCAATGACCCTAAACGAGCGGTTCACGTCATACCAGAAAGCTACCGAAGAGCATAGTACTCGGCAAAAGAGCCCCGAGATACACAG GAGGATTGACATCTCACCAAGCGCTCTGAGGAAGCATACTCGGTtagcaggggaggagagaggttttaaagaagaaattcaaaag GGGGATAAAAAATTCAGGTGTGATTCAGCTGATCTTCGGCATGACATTGACCGTCGCCGTAAAGAGAGAAGTAAAGAACGGGGCGATTCCAAGGGCTCCAGGGAATCTAGTGGatcaagaaagcaagaaaaaactCCAAAAGAGTACAAAGAATACAAATCTTACAAAGACGACAG caaACATAAAGGTAGAGAGCACGACCATTCTCGATCGTCATCCTCTTCAGCATCACCTTCCTCACCCAGTTCTcgagaagaaaaagagagtaagaaagaaagggaagaagagtttAAAACTCACCACGAGATGAAAGACTACTCAGGGTTTTCAGGAGTTAGCAGGCCACGAGGAACCTTT CATGATGACAGAGATGATGGTGTGGATTATTGGGCCAAAAGAGGAAGAGGTCGTGGTACTTTTCAACGTGGCAGAGGGCGATTTAATTTCAAAAAGTCAGGTAGTAGTCCAAAATGGACTCATGACAAATACCAAGGGGATGGGATtgttgaagatgaagaagagaccatggaaaataatgaagaaaagaaggacaGACGCAAAGAAGAAAAG gaaTAG
- the Bclaf1 gene encoding bcl-2-associated transcription factor 1 isoform X2, with protein MGRSNSRSHSSRSKSRSQSSSRSRSRSHSRKKRYRSRSRTYSRSRSRDRIYSRDYRRDYRNNRGMRRPYGYRGRGRGYYQGGGGRYHRGGYRPVWNRRHSRSPRRGRSRSRSPKRRSVSSQRSRSRSRRSYRSSRSPRSSSSRSSSPYSKSPVSKRRGSQEKQAKKAEGEPQEESPLKNKSQEEPKDTFENDPSESVDEFNKSATSGDIWPGLSAYDNSPRSPHSPSPIATPPSQSSSCSDAPMLSTVHSAKNTPSQHSHSIQHSPERSGSGSVGNGSSRYSPSQNSPIHHIPSRRSPAKTITPQNAPREESRGRSSFYPDGGEQETAKTGKFLKRFTDEESRVFLLERGNARDREAPKEKGSEKGRAEGDWDDQEVLDYFSDKESAKQKFHDSEGDDTEETEDYRQFRKSVLADQGKSFAASSHRNTEEEGPKYKSKASLKGNRESDGFREEKNYKLKETAYIVERPSTAKDKHKEEDKGSERITVKKEVQSPEQVKSEKLRELFDYSPPLHKSLDTREKSIFREESPLRIKMIASDSHRPEVKLKMAPVPLDDSNRPASLTKDRLLASTLVHSVKKEQEFRSIFDHIKLPQASKSTSESFIQHIVSLVHHVKEQYFKSPAMTLNERFTSYQKATEEHSTRQKSPEIHRRIDISPSALRKHTRLAGEERGFKEEIQKGDKKFRCDSADLRHDIDRRRKERSKERGDSKGSRESSGSRKQEKTPKEYKEYKSYKDDSKHKGREHDHSRSSSSSASPSSPSSREEKESKKEREEEFKTHHEMKDYSGFSGVSRPRGTFFRIRGRGRARGVFAGTNTGPNNSNTTFQKRPKEEEWDPEYTPKSKKYFLHDDRDDGVDYWAKRGRGRGTFQRGRGRFNFKKSGSSPKWTHDKYQGDGIVEDEEETMENNEEKKDRRKEEKE; from the exons ATGGGCCGCTCTAATTCTCGATCACATTCTTCACGATCCAAGTCTAGATCACAATCTAGTTCTAGATCAAGATCAAGATCACATTCTAGAAAGAAGAGATACAG GTCTCGTTCCAGAACATACTCAAGGTCTCGTAGTAGAGATCGTATTTATTCTAGAGATTACCGTCGAGATTACAGGAATAATAGAGGAATGAGGCGCCCTTATGGGTacagaggaaggggcagagggtATTaccagggaggaggaggcagataCCATCGCGGTGGATATAGACCTGTCTGGAATAGAAGGCATTCTAGGAGTCCTAGACGAGGGCGGTCACGATCCAGGAGTCCAAAAAGAAGATCCGTGTCTTCTCAAAGATCCCGAAGCAGATCTCGTCGGTCATACAGATCCTCTAGGTCTCCAAGATCATCATCATCTCGGTCTTCATCCCCATATAGCAAATCTCCTGTCTCTAAAAGGCGAGGGTCTCaggaaaaacaagccaaaaaggCTGAGGGAGAGCCCCAAGAAGAGAGTCCTTTGAAAAACAAATCGCAGGAGGAACCAAAGGATACGTTTGAGAACGATCCATCTGAGTCAGTTGATGAGTTTAATAAGTCTGCCACATCTGGTGATATTTGGCCTGGCCTGTCAGCTTATGATAACAGTCCCAGGTCACCTCATAGCCCCTCACCTATTGCTACACCACCCAGTCAGAGTTCATCTTGCTCAGATGCCCCCATGCTTAGTACAGTCCACTCTGCCAAAAACACCCCCTCTCAGCATTCACATTCCATTCAGCACAGCCCCGAAAGGTCTGGATCTGGTTCTGTTGGAAATGGGTCTAGCCGATACAGTCCTTCCCAGAATAGTCCGATTCATCACATCCCTTCACGAAGAAGCCCTGCAAAGACAATCACACCGCAGAATGCTCCAAGAGAGGAATCCAGGGGGCGGTCCTCTTTCTATCCTGATGGAGGAGAGCAGGAAACAGCAAAGAcgggaaagtttttaaaaag GTTCACAGATGAAGAGTCTAGGGTGTTCCTGCTTGAGAGGGGTAATGCCAGGGATAGAGAGGCTCCCAAGGAGAAAGGGTCAGAGAAAGGCAGGGCAGAGGGAGACTGGGACGACCAGGAAGTCCTAGATTACTTCAGTGATAAAGAGTCTGCAAAACAGAAATTTCATGACTCAGAAGGGGATgacacagaggagacagaggattATAGACAGTTTAGGAAATCAGTCCTGGCAGATCAAGGGAAGAGCTTTGCTGCTTCATCTCACCGCAATACTGAGGAGGAAGGACCCAAGTACAAGTCCAAAGCTTCACTCAAAGGCAATAGAGAAAGCGATggatttagagaagaaaaaaactataAACTGAAAGAGACTGCATACATTGTGGAAAGGCCTAGCACTGCGAAAGACAAGCACAAGGAGGAAGACAAAGGCTCTGAAAGGATAACCGTGAAGAAAGAGGTGCAGTCCCCTGAGCAGGTAAAGTCTGAAAAGCTCAGAGAGCTCTTTGATTACAGTCCCCCTCTGCACAAGAGTCTGGACACACGAGAAAAGTCCATCTTCAGAGAGGAGAGTCCGCTGAGGATCAAAATGATAGCCAGCGATTCTCATCGTCCTGAAGTCAAACTCAAAATGGCCCCCGTTCCTCTAGATGATTCTAACAG ACCTGCCTCCTTGACTAAAGACAGGCTACTTGCTAGTACGCTTGTCCATTCTGTCAAGAAGGAGCAAGAATTCCGATCCATCTTTGACCACATTAAGTTGCCTCAGGCCAGCAAAAGCACTTCAGAGTCATTTATACAGCACATTGTATCCTTGGTTCATCACGTTAAAG AGCAATACTTCAAGTCACCTGCAATGACCCTAAACGAGCGGTTCACGTCATACCAGAAAGCTACCGAAGAGCATAGTACTCGGCAAAAGAGCCCCGAGATACACAG GAGGATTGACATCTCACCAAGCGCTCTGAGGAAGCATACTCGGTtagcaggggaggagagaggttttaaagaagaaattcaaaag GGGGATAAAAAATTCAGGTGTGATTCAGCTGATCTTCGGCATGACATTGACCGTCGCCGTAAAGAGAGAAGTAAAGAACGGGGCGATTCCAAGGGCTCCAGGGAATCTAGTGGatcaagaaagcaagaaaaaactCCAAAAGAGTACAAAGAATACAAATCTTACAAAGACGACAG caaACATAAAGGTAGAGAGCACGACCATTCTCGATCGTCATCCTCTTCAGCATCACCTTCCTCACCCAGTTCTcgagaagaaaaagagagtaagaaagaaagggaagaagagtttAAAACTCACCACGAGATGAAAGACTACTCAGGGTTTTCAGGAGTTAGCAGGCCACGAGGAACCTTT TTTCGAattagaggcagaggaagagccaGAGGAGTTTTTGCTGGGACAAATACTGGTCCAAACAACTCAAATACTACTTTTCAAAAGAGACCGAAGGAAGAGGAATGGGATCCAGAATATACCCCAAAGAGCAAGAAGTACTTCTTG CATGATGACAGAGATGATGGTGTGGATTATTGGGCCAAAAGAGGAAGAGGTCGTGGTACTTTTCAACGTGGCAGAGGGCGATTTAATTTCAAAAAGTCAGGTAGTAGTCCAAAATGGACTCATGACAAATACCAAGGGGATGGGATtgttgaagatgaagaagagaccatggaaaataatgaagaaaagaaggacaGACGCAAAGAAGAAAAG gaaTAG